Proteins encoded by one window of Blautia argi:
- a CDS encoding P-loop NTPase: MGKSTKKKNKKITAPKANIQELSISRDGGQIALRGYSYQFLYSCYLILSSSNPSNFFQLEGIEDIDCIMQKNGSNDITHIQLKYSVNKQDASFLTDVLKNFLEAYLLDQNRFFKLVYDFPVAKGHLSKIFASKLDEKSRTHWAGVISNIKKNNPSWNWSVYDFDKFISHLSFEKIEKSILATEIEKTLIRIYEINTDNVSLFANSIKILCFEKMEQRAYVTKAELDSKIQSVKIDISKGPQNPAHSWIRKLDYSKPSIDEGCSFYEGKKATPADIVSGFPIKRPSLEKDVINSICENMVTVIKASSGQGKTTLALRAAYILQNEYIPYQLLWCDEIKEIGNIVQYFKARMQLGEKILILIDNLDNHLSKWNYLVQLLQSELHCHYKLLITSREMDWYNYSGDLSNIQSLKVIKPVLEEKEAIEIFNLFREAKQLHPSITSWQRAWNKIAERQLLIEYVYLLTHGEMLSERIASQISEIGQSSSGKAKCEILRKVCFADLCGVRLSAIKLSASQSEDSGSDFGELLKGMESEFLVHVNEESGYIEGLHPIRSKHVVKRLHEFLPIDNTAISVMKMADKADLSILFSHLPEFTLNKETFFRDAVESLWDEKDLSNYTSAIQGLFSGSVMQYFLSNRAAFDDADAHGGLFLLSTEMCPFAVFEDFGVSMDTLDKMRETFPDNKNIEYLCRLRERIPTCCLQETYVYIFCDCLYRKMRTFRFDGIKDITSYTSISEWIYNINPEWNVSAGFSLDDLWSKPEKLTLECVSTLMYLSYCGNREKYMEFVERNLKSILTYLKQWTRSHRVFIDSEKKAIHIEYILRLHNIKTGNEQSVSRLKFLCKALPIFDLYCADALKPTVDLLSAYPVPDDAHKEMPIKNIVIMFHQNLTSLWNKTIMSNYEFDTATEWLNYWFDVREHICLLADKCCACIYKLLGGKPLGSLAGEVDQLREEFALITTGEKRYPKEDRPFEEKATVPERLGKIKSKYFQSIQNFMNQFAGFLIKNEQKQRLAMVNLTIAQSALVTMQNYFAEIAIDFSFQERQLTLCVMETQNIERLIMCCSYYQTHSPNKYFNKYQISNWYDGHCRDERKIVEDGLSELESKYSIHFPDQIYTIDMLSYYPIIVGNFDMASESNLTEWLLGCIAFADAPFDYLVILSANESKEIDSTALQFPRRMLVDVKKAIESENHSLLDKLVPPYPVNVTAQMLDCFSEKYDLPEKKVTDVDELPIGYIAEELWIYSKSVELLTEPEDACYLAAQTQDIQLNITEMLCLLKNKLPVKDVDWLIEICDNVFSGEKFDDIMFNNVIEHFIQKKIEQ; the protein is encoded by the coding sequence ATGGGAAAAAGCACAAAGAAGAAAAACAAAAAGATTACAGCTCCAAAAGCAAATATTCAGGAATTAAGTATTTCTAGGGATGGCGGACAAATTGCACTCAGGGGGTATTCATATCAATTTTTGTATTCGTGTTATTTAATTCTTTCGTCATCAAATCCAAGCAATTTTTTCCAGCTTGAGGGGATTGAAGATATTGATTGTATCATGCAGAAAAATGGTAGTAATGATATTACTCATATACAGTTGAAATATTCTGTCAACAAACAGGATGCCAGCTTTTTAACTGATGTGCTCAAAAATTTTCTTGAAGCATATTTGCTGGATCAAAATAGATTTTTTAAGCTTGTTTACGATTTCCCTGTTGCAAAAGGCCATCTAAGTAAGATATTTGCATCTAAGTTAGACGAAAAATCACGCACCCATTGGGCTGGCGTGATTTCAAATATCAAGAAAAACAATCCTTCTTGGAATTGGTCTGTTTATGATTTCGATAAATTTATTTCACATCTGTCATTTGAGAAGATTGAAAAATCTATACTTGCTACTGAAATTGAAAAAACCTTAATTAGAATTTATGAGATTAACACAGACAATGTTTCATTATTTGCAAATAGCATAAAAATTCTTTGCTTTGAAAAAATGGAGCAGCGGGCCTATGTGACAAAAGCAGAATTAGATTCCAAAATCCAATCTGTCAAAATAGATATCAGTAAGGGTCCTCAAAATCCAGCTCATAGTTGGATTCGTAAACTGGACTACTCTAAGCCTAGCATTGATGAAGGGTGTAGTTTTTACGAAGGGAAAAAAGCAACACCAGCAGATATAGTAAGTGGGTTTCCAATCAAACGACCGAGTTTAGAAAAAGATGTTATTAATTCTATTTGCGAAAACATGGTTACTGTAATTAAAGCTTCTAGTGGGCAAGGAAAAACCACGCTGGCTTTGCGGGCAGCTTATATTCTCCAAAATGAATATATACCATATCAGTTACTATGGTGTGATGAGATAAAAGAAATTGGGAATATTGTCCAATATTTCAAAGCAAGAATGCAGCTTGGTGAAAAGATTCTTATCTTAATTGACAATCTGGATAACCATCTCAGCAAATGGAATTATCTTGTTCAGCTCTTACAATCCGAATTGCATTGTCATTATAAGTTGCTCATCACATCGCGAGAGATGGATTGGTATAATTATAGTGGTGACTTGAGCAATATCCAGTCTTTGAAAGTAATTAAGCCGGTTTTAGAAGAAAAGGAAGCAATAGAGATATTCAATCTATTCAGAGAGGCTAAGCAACTTCACCCAAGCATAACAAGCTGGCAAAGAGCATGGAATAAGATTGCAGAAAGGCAACTACTTATAGAGTATGTCTACTTGCTTACTCATGGTGAGATGTTATCAGAAAGAATAGCCTCACAAATATCCGAAATAGGACAATCATCTTCTGGCAAAGCAAAATGTGAAATCTTACGCAAAGTATGTTTTGCAGATCTTTGCGGAGTCAGGCTTTCTGCTATCAAACTTTCTGCGAGTCAATCAGAAGACTCTGGCTCGGATTTTGGGGAGCTTTTAAAAGGTATGGAATCGGAGTTCCTTGTGCATGTAAATGAAGAGAGTGGGTATATTGAGGGGCTACATCCCATTCGGTCAAAGCACGTTGTTAAGAGGCTGCATGAATTCCTGCCAATTGACAATACCGCCATTTCAGTTATGAAAATGGCGGACAAAGCGGACCTATCGATACTGTTTTCTCATCTGCCGGAGTTTACCCTGAACAAAGAAACGTTTTTCCGCGATGCGGTCGAGAGTCTATGGGATGAAAAAGACCTTTCAAACTATACTTCTGCAATACAGGGGCTTTTTTCAGGGAGTGTGATGCAGTATTTCCTTTCTAACCGGGCTGCGTTTGACGATGCAGATGCCCACGGCGGTCTTTTTCTTCTATCGACCGAAATGTGCCCCTTTGCTGTATTCGAGGATTTCGGTGTGTCGATGGATACGCTGGACAAAATGCGGGAAACATTTCCGGATAATAAGAATATAGAATATCTTTGCCGATTACGGGAGCGTATTCCCACCTGCTGTTTGCAGGAAACGTATGTCTATATTTTCTGCGATTGTTTATATAGGAAAATGCGTACCTTTCGTTTTGACGGAATAAAGGACATCACGTCCTATACCTCCATTTCTGAGTGGATCTATAACATCAATCCAGAGTGGAATGTATCTGCCGGATTTTCTCTGGACGATCTTTGGAGCAAGCCAGAAAAATTGACGCTGGAGTGCGTTTCTACGCTGATGTATCTCTCCTACTGCGGGAACAGAGAGAAATATATGGAATTTGTGGAACGAAATCTTAAGAGTATTCTTACGTACCTTAAGCAGTGGACCAGATCACATAGGGTATTTATTGATTCCGAAAAAAAAGCGATTCACATTGAATATATCCTTCGATTGCACAATATTAAAACGGGAAATGAGCAGAGCGTCTCAAGGCTGAAATTCCTTTGTAAAGCCTTGCCTATTTTTGATTTGTATTGCGCGGATGCTCTCAAGCCGACAGTTGATTTGCTCTCGGCTTATCCTGTTCCCGACGATGCACATAAAGAAATGCCCATTAAAAATATTGTAATCATGTTCCATCAGAATCTTACGTCGCTATGGAACAAGACCATTATGAGCAATTACGAATTTGATACCGCGACAGAATGGTTAAATTACTGGTTTGATGTGAGAGAACATATATGTTTGCTTGCAGATAAGTGCTGTGCCTGTATTTACAAACTCCTTGGCGGAAAACCATTAGGGAGTTTGGCCGGGGAGGTAGATCAACTTCGTGAAGAATTTGCCCTAATTACTACTGGTGAAAAGCGATATCCTAAAGAAGATCGTCCTTTTGAAGAAAAAGCTACAGTGCCCGAGAGGTTAGGAAAAATAAAGAGTAAATACTTTCAAAGCATACAAAACTTTATGAATCAGTTTGCAGGGTTCCTCATTAAGAATGAACAAAAACAAAGATTGGCTATGGTTAACCTCACAATAGCTCAAAGTGCTCTTGTGACAATGCAGAATTACTTTGCAGAAATTGCAATTGATTTTAGCTTTCAGGAAAGACAGTTGACTCTTTGTGTTATGGAAACACAAAACATAGAGCGACTAATAATGTGCTGTAGCTACTACCAGACACATTCGCCAAATAAGTATTTTAATAAATATCAAATTAGCAATTGGTATGACGGGCATTGTCGGGATGAGAGAAAGATAGTAGAAGACGGATTGTCGGAATTAGAATCAAAGTATTCGATTCATTTTCCTGATCAGATTTACACCATTGACATGTTGAGCTATTATCCCATCATAGTTGGTAATTTTGATATGGCATCGGAAAGCAATTTAACCGAATGGCTTCTGGGCTGTATCGCATTTGCTGATGCTCCCTTTGATTACCTAGTCATATTATCTGCAAACGAGTCCAAAGAAATAGATTCTACTGCTTTACAGTTCCCTCGACGGATGCTCGTTGACGTCAAGAAGGCAATCGAATCAGAAAATCATTCATTGCTTGATAAACTGGTGCCTCCATATCCTGTGAATGTGACAGCACAAATGCTTGACTGCTTTAGTGAAAAATATGATTTGCCTGAAAAAAAAGTCACCGATGTCGATGAACTTCCAATAGGATATATTGCAGAAGAACTATGGATATATTCTAAATCTGTGGAGTTGTTGACGGAACCAGAAGATGCGTGTTATCTTGCAGCTCAAACGCAAGATATTCAGCTCAACATTACGGAAATGCTTTGTTTATTGAAGAACAAGCTTCCGGTCAAAGATGTCGATTGGTTAATAGAAATTTGTGATAACGTATTTTCAGGAGAAAAATTTGATGACATTATGTTCAATAATGTTATTGAACATTTCATACAGAAAAAGATTGAACAGTAA
- a CDS encoding DUF3847 domain-containing protein, whose amino-acid sequence MADKRIMTPEEKALLQARHRQEEAEARNRKKERDARTHRLVQEGAILESIVPHIKEMDLDSLKRELMIRLRGM is encoded by the coding sequence ATGGCAGATAAAAGAATCATGACACCGGAAGAAAAAGCACTTTTACAGGCAAGACACCGCCAGGAAGAAGCTGAAGCAAGAAATCGCAAAAAAGAACGTGATGCCAGAACACACCGATTAGTCCAGGAAGGAGCCATTCTGGAAAGTATTGTTCCCCATATTAAAGAAATGGATTTAGATTCCCTAAAACGGGAGCTGATGATCCGGCTACGGGGAATGTAA
- a CDS encoding replication initiator protein A yields the protein MTDFLTADTNLPSYMMFPRFLLDMEINETAKMLYIILLDRARLSQKNEGWSDIDGHVFIYFTIEALAEVLHKSQMTIKTALAVLEKQELIFRKRQGPGQPNRIYVKLPKETIHYTDRFLSLRQTENCPIDRQDSFPDTDRKLSGNKKEIKKNNLAIRGSKEPLSPYGKFQNVFLSEKELEDIRQTIPDWKDYIERLSGYMASTGKQYQNHAATIISWARQDHPASRQRNYESEEYETL from the coding sequence ATGACGGACTTTCTGACAGCAGACACCAACCTGCCATCTTATATGATGTTTCCCCGTTTCCTTCTGGACATGGAAATAAACGAAACTGCCAAAATGCTTTATATTATCCTGCTCGACCGGGCAAGGCTTTCCCAGAAAAATGAGGGCTGGTCAGATATCGATGGTCATGTGTTCATTTACTTTACAATTGAAGCACTGGCAGAAGTTCTCCACAAAAGCCAGATGACGATTAAAACTGCTCTGGCAGTACTGGAAAAACAGGAGCTTATCTTCCGAAAACGGCAGGGACCCGGACAGCCCAATCGAATTTATGTAAAACTCCCAAAAGAAACCATCCACTATACAGACAGATTTCTTTCCCTAAGACAGACAGAAAACTGTCCTATTGACAGACAGGATTCTTTCCCTGATACAGACAGAAAACTGTCTGGTAATAAGAAAGAGATAAAAAAGAACAATTTAGCAATAAGAGGGAGTAAGGAGCCACTCTCACCCTATGGAAAATTTCAAAATGTTTTTCTGTCAGAAAAAGAGCTTGAAGATATCCGGCAGACAATCCCTGACTGGAAGGATTATATTGAACGCTTATCCGGTTATATGGCTTCTACCGGAAAACAATATCAGAACCATGCAGCTACCATCATCAGTTGGGCAAGACAGGATCATCCTGCTTCCCGGCAAAGAAATTACGAAAGTGAGGAATACGAAACACTATGA
- a CDS encoding transposase, with amino-acid sequence MTIIVSVFLRGYRGKTVDFAEVSNQHRTTTAYFLNHGKWNDSALQDTLKNAVIQVIYLEAQRSGQPVFCIVDDTIASHTRPSLQAGHPIEAAYFHQSHLKGCQDYGHQIVSVMLSCNGLILNYADILYDKSKSKIQIVQEIADELPVAPVISYFLCDSWYTSVKVMESFIRKGFYTIGALKTNRVIYPCGIRQKVSEFALHLRKTDRAVSLVTVGGREFYVYRYEGELNDIPNAVVIISYPREAFGNPKSLRVFISTNAGISTQEILDTYTERWPIELFFRQSKNKLALDKCQIRSRQGIERYWLIMSLVHYMCCMHSGKYNTFEEGYRYFQDQVKTERIGNLHQFIKNGASLEAVLKLVG; translated from the coding sequence ATGACTATCATTGTTTCCGTTTTCCTCCGTGGTTACAGGGGGAAAACTGTAGATTTCGCCGAAGTAAGTAACCAGCATAGAACCACAACCGCCTATTTCCTGAACCACGGCAAGTGGAATGATTCCGCTCTCCAGGATACTTTGAAAAATGCCGTCATACAGGTTATTTATCTGGAAGCGCAACGCTCAGGACAGCCTGTTTTCTGTATTGTGGATGATACGATTGCTTCGCATACCAGGCCTTCGTTACAGGCCGGGCATCCAATTGAAGCGGCGTACTTTCATCAATCCCATTTAAAGGGCTGTCAGGATTATGGGCATCAGATTGTTTCTGTCATGCTTTCCTGTAATGGGCTCATACTGAATTATGCCGACATCCTGTATGACAAATCAAAGTCAAAGATACAGATTGTCCAGGAGATTGCGGATGAACTTCCTGTGGCACCGGTGATTTCCTATTTCCTATGCGACAGCTGGTATACCTCCGTAAAGGTAATGGAGAGTTTTATCCGGAAAGGATTTTATACGATTGGAGCGCTGAAGACCAACCGGGTCATCTATCCATGCGGAATCCGCCAGAAAGTCAGTGAGTTTGCCCTTCATTTGAGAAAAACAGACCGTGCTGTCAGCCTTGTGACCGTTGGCGGCCGTGAATTCTATGTGTATCGCTACGAAGGAGAACTCAATGATATTCCAAACGCGGTGGTTATTATCAGCTATCCCCGGGAAGCTTTTGGAAATCCGAAATCGCTGAGGGTATTTATATCCACAAATGCCGGAATATCCACACAGGAAATCCTTGACACATATACAGAACGGTGGCCAATCGAATTATTTTTCCGTCAGAGCAAAAACAAACTTGCGCTGGACAAATGTCAGATCCGCTCACGGCAGGGAATCGAGCGGTATTGGCTGATCATGTCATTGGTTCATTACATGTGCTGTATGCATTCTGGGAAATACAATACCTTCGAGGAAGGATACCGGTATTTTCAAGATCAAGTCAAAACAGAGCGAATCGGTAATCTGCACCAGTTCATAAAAAATGGCGCGTCACTTGAAGCTGTTTTGAAACTGGTAGGGTAG
- a CDS encoding IS4 family transposase, translating to MNFYADYVRNKLNAAISSMSSQIEDYVKNPGHDFTRNRKMNFTSTINFLLTMEGGSLNSELHKYFNYDLNQITRSGFIKQRNKLKPDTMEHLFHKFHEQILCNKKYQGYQLLACDGSDLNIFRDPLNPHTYFAGKEGTFGFNQLHLNALYDLQSRRYVDALIQEPYEENESSAMIEMVKKLTANQKTIIMADRGYETYNIFANVQERGLFYLIRIKDTSKKGGISGSLSLPVSCEFDEEIELILTRKQKFYKTKGYKYLSNSSPFDFLDSENLFYTLHLRLTQFQLENGVYECIASNLDRDEFPLEKIKELYHMRWGIETSFRELKYTIGLTNLHSKNVEYICQEIYAKLILYKFCEIISANVILEERNRKYTYQLNYTMAIQICRHYLRQTFVTIDVEGLIKKELSPQRPHRQYQRRVIKKRWVSFAYRMG from the coding sequence ATGAACTTTTACGCTGATTATGTCCGCAACAAACTCAACGCTGCCATTTCCAGCATGTCCAGTCAGATAGAAGATTACGTCAAAAATCCCGGGCATGATTTTACCAGAAATCGGAAGATGAACTTTACCTCGACAATAAACTTTCTACTTACTATGGAAGGTGGTTCACTTAACTCAGAATTACATAAATATTTTAATTATGATCTGAATCAAATAACCCGTTCTGGTTTCATAAAGCAAAGGAACAAATTGAAGCCAGATACCATGGAACATTTATTTCACAAATTTCATGAGCAGATATTATGTAACAAAAAATACCAAGGCTATCAGTTACTTGCCTGTGATGGTTCTGACTTGAATATATTTCGTGATCCACTAAATCCACACACGTATTTTGCTGGTAAAGAAGGAACTTTTGGTTTTAATCAACTGCATCTTAATGCCTTGTATGACCTCCAAAGCAGGCGATATGTCGATGCTCTGATTCAGGAGCCTTATGAAGAAAATGAATCCTCTGCCATGATTGAAATGGTTAAAAAACTGACTGCAAATCAGAAGACTATCATTATGGCAGATCGTGGATACGAAACTTATAACATTTTTGCAAATGTTCAGGAACGTGGTCTCTTTTATCTGATCCGGATTAAAGATACCTCGAAAAAAGGCGGCATTTCCGGAAGCCTTTCCTTGCCGGTATCCTGTGAATTTGACGAAGAAATCGAACTGATTCTGACACGTAAACAAAAGTTTTATAAAACGAAAGGTTATAAATATCTCTCAAATTCATCGCCATTTGACTTTCTTGATTCTGAGAATTTGTTTTATACACTTCATCTCAGACTCACACAGTTTCAGCTGGAAAATGGAGTTTATGAATGTATAGCCAGCAACCTGGATAGAGACGAATTTCCACTTGAAAAGATCAAAGAACTTTATCATATGCGGTGGGGAATCGAAACTTCTTTCCGTGAGCTGAAATATACGATTGGTCTGACAAATCTTCACTCTAAAAATGTGGAATATATCTGTCAGGAAATTTACGCAAAATTGATCCTGTATAAGTTTTGTGAAATTATTTCAGCAAATGTCATACTGGAAGAAAGAAACCGTAAGTACACATACCAATTAAACTACACAATGGCGATTCAAATATGCAGGCATTATCTGCGTCAGACATTTGTAACGATAGATGTTGAAGGTCTGATCAAGAAAGAACTATCGCCCCAAAGACCGCACCGACAATATCAGCGTCGAGTAATAAAGAAACGATGGGTTAGTTTTGCATATCGTATGGGATAA
- a CDS encoding adenylate cyclase — protein MQNNIRNTNLRFNLDKEQQRRAWEYLQTMDRQDFKSYSQVISLALVDYFDRYYRTQADPYLETREREELFVKQIVDAVENSLKQELPLFLSGLTVGMAQREPQISNVINLRKF, from the coding sequence ATGCAGAACAATATCCGCAACACAAACCTGCGCTTTAATCTGGACAAAGAACAACAGCGGAGAGCCTGGGAATATTTACAGACGATGGACAGGCAGGATTTTAAATCTTACAGTCAGGTAATCTCTCTTGCACTGGTAGATTATTTTGACCGCTACTACCGCACACAGGCTGATCCTTATCTGGAAACAAGAGAACGGGAAGAACTTTTTGTGAAACAGATTGTAGATGCAGTGGAAAACAGTCTGAAACAGGAATTGCCACTTTTTCTTTCCGGACTGACTGTAGGCATGGCGCAAAGGGAGCCCCAAATCAGTAATGTCATTAACTTAAGAAAATTTTGA
- a CDS encoding ParM/StbA family protein yields MRELKNTKIIAVDHGYGNMKTANTVTPTGIKAYETEPIFTGNILEYNGIYYRIGEGHKEFIPDKAMDEEYYLLTLMAIARELNVFSIREADVHLAAGLPLTWIRNQREAFRSYLLQNPEVHYRFNGKEYHLHFAGCSLYPQGYPAIVNHLGNFKGTNLLADIGNGTMNILYINNKKAQESRCWTEKLGVNQCMIAAKNAVLDKFGVKIEESTVEQILRFGTADISAPYLDCISSIARQYVAELFSTLRKYEYNPDLMRLYVVGGGGCLIRNFGTYDKSRVTIIDDICATAKGYESLAYMSLKRRG; encoded by the coding sequence ATGCGAGAACTCAAAAACACAAAAATCATCGCTGTAGATCATGGCTATGGCAATATGAAAACAGCAAACACCGTCACACCAACCGGAATCAAAGCCTATGAAACCGAACCAATCTTCACCGGGAATATTCTGGAATATAACGGCATTTACTACCGGATTGGCGAAGGACACAAAGAATTTATCCCGGATAAAGCTATGGACGAAGAATATTATCTTCTGACGCTAATGGCTATTGCAAGGGAACTGAATGTCTTTTCCATCCGTGAAGCAGATGTTCATCTGGCTGCCGGACTTCCTCTGACATGGATCAGAAATCAAAGAGAAGCTTTTCGTTCCTATCTGCTCCAGAATCCAGAAGTCCATTACCGTTTCAACGGCAAAGAATATCATCTCCACTTTGCGGGATGTAGCCTTTACCCACAGGGATATCCGGCTATTGTAAACCACCTTGGAAATTTCAAGGGAACTAATCTCCTTGCAGATATCGGAAACGGAACCATGAACATTCTGTATATTAACAATAAGAAAGCTCAGGAGAGCCGATGCTGGACAGAAAAACTTGGTGTAAACCAGTGCATGATTGCCGCAAAGAACGCTGTTCTGGACAAATTCGGAGTGAAAATTGAAGAATCCACAGTAGAACAGATTCTGCGGTTTGGAACAGCTGACATTTCAGCACCATATCTGGATTGTATCAGTTCTATTGCCAGACAGTATGTGGCAGAACTTTTTTCCACGCTCCGCAAATATGAATATAATCCTGACCTGATGCGCCTGTATGTGGTTGGCGGCGGTGGATGCCTGATCCGTAACTTCGGAACGTATGACAAATCACGAGTCACAATCATTGATGACATCTGCGCCACTGCCAAAGGTTACGAATCTCTGGCTTATATGAGCCTGAAAAGGAGGGGATAA
- a CDS encoding response regulator transcription factor, with product MKYKILVVDDDKELVKMLCSYFNMKQYETITATDGMEALNKIKMKPDIILLDINMPRMDGIEVCRLIRSKVLCPILFLTARVDEDDKINGLLSGGDDYITKPFSLRELEARIVTNIKREERHQQKTEYRFMDEMLIDYSEKIVAIAGHRMEFTKIEYQIIEFLSMHPGQVFDKERIYAQVCGYDAEGDSRTITELVRRIRKKIADYSEKEYIETVWGIGYRWKK from the coding sequence ATGAAATACAAGATTTTAGTTGTCGATGATGATAAAGAATTGGTGAAAATGCTTTGTAGTTATTTTAATATGAAACAATATGAAACCATTACGGCTACAGACGGAATGGAAGCATTAAATAAAATAAAAATGAAACCGGATATTATTTTGTTGGATATCAATATGCCACGCATGGATGGGATTGAAGTATGTCGTCTGATACGCAGTAAAGTGTTATGCCCGATTTTGTTTCTAACAGCAAGAGTTGATGAAGATGATAAAATTAATGGGTTGCTTTCGGGTGGGGATGACTATATTACGAAACCATTTAGTCTTCGGGAGTTGGAAGCAAGGATTGTCACAAACATAAAGAGAGAAGAAAGGCATCAACAAAAAACGGAATACCGTTTCATGGATGAAATGCTGATTGATTATTCTGAAAAAATAGTAGCTATAGCCGGACACAGGATGGAGTTCACAAAAATTGAATATCAGATTATTGAATTCTTATCCATGCATCCAGGGCAGGTGTTTGATAAAGAACGTATATATGCACAAGTCTGTGGATATGATGCGGAAGGGGACAGTAGAACGATAACGGAATTAGTACGGCGTATAAGGAAAAAAATAGCGGATTATTCAGAAAAAGAATACATAGAAACTGTATGGGGGATTGGATACCGATGGAAAAAATAA
- a CDS encoding HAMP domain-containing sensor histidine kinase: protein MEKIRNLSLKKTILLYFVISLTAAFLLSGFTVHFAGNMQNKIWEKYIDYADYTDVFQQYGKKYEIEISRPNQSQMNRLDYHLSEMCDFMETYSVLIFSIVGSVVAVFFFYKNKLKTPLQELKDASQMIADNELDFHVSYENKDEMGTLCKEFEMMRSDLADNNRKMWRMIDDEKALRNAIAHDIRSPLSILRGYQEMLLEFVSAESIKTEDVIDILQTGMYQIDRIEHFTENMRKMSHLEQRELQCSEIELSELAKKIEAEAAMLSKKESKLCKVERVQEQNIVKVDEELVMEVTDNLLENAVRYAQKSIALQIKKKDGFLIISVEDDGIGFVDTEEKVTEPFYHKNPQDNLKHFGLGMYISRIFCEKHGGNLKIYNARQGGAHVEALFKAE, encoded by the coding sequence ATGGAAAAAATAAGAAACTTGTCACTGAAAAAAACAATTCTGCTTTATTTTGTGATCAGCTTAACGGCAGCATTTCTGTTATCTGGATTTACAGTTCATTTTGCAGGAAATATGCAGAATAAAATATGGGAAAAATATATTGATTATGCAGATTATACGGACGTGTTTCAGCAATATGGAAAGAAATACGAGATTGAGATATCAAGACCTAATCAATCGCAGATGAATCGTTTGGACTATCATCTTTCGGAAATGTGTGACTTTATGGAAACATATTCGGTACTGATTTTTTCGATTGTTGGGAGTGTTGTTGCGGTATTCTTTTTTTATAAAAATAAGTTAAAGACACCTCTACAGGAACTAAAAGATGCCTCACAAATGATTGCAGATAATGAACTGGATTTTCATGTGTCCTATGAAAATAAAGATGAGATGGGAACTTTGTGTAAAGAATTTGAAATGATGCGAAGTGATTTAGCAGATAACAACAGAAAGATGTGGCGAATGATTGATGACGAGAAGGCTTTGCGGAATGCAATTGCACATGATATACGTTCTCCACTTTCCATATTGCGTGGGTATCAGGAAATGCTCTTAGAGTTTGTTTCTGCCGAGAGTATAAAAACAGAGGATGTTATTGATATCTTACAAACAGGCATGTATCAGATTGACCGTATAGAGCATTTCACGGAAAACATGAGAAAAATGTCCCATTTAGAACAGAGGGAACTGCAATGCTCAGAGATAGAGTTATCGGAACTGGCAAAAAAGATTGAGGCAGAAGCTGCCATGCTGTCCAAGAAGGAAAGTAAATTATGTAAGGTAGAAAGAGTGCAGGAACAAAACATTGTGAAAGTGGATGAGGAACTTGTCATGGAAGTGACAGACAACTTACTGGAAAATGCGGTTCGATATGCACAAAAAAGTATTGCTTTGCAGATAAAGAAAAAGGATGGTTTTCTTATAATTTCTGTTGAAGATGATGGAATAGGATTTGTGGATACTGAGGAAAAAGTAACAGAGCCATTTTATCATAAGAATCCACAAGATAATTTAAAGCATTTTGGCCTTGGTATGTATATTTCTCGTATTTTCTGTGAAAAGCATGGAGGAAATTTGAAAATATATAATGCCAGACAAGGCGGTGCTCATGTAGAAGCTCTTTTCAAAGCTGAATAA